From Patescibacteria group bacterium, a single genomic window includes:
- the mrdA gene encoding penicillin-binding protein 2: MDKGLFEIKSKIDKGDLPGKYSNSWIEDSFDFEKPIGKQISLSQTKNYLGTSITNKKILWLSIIMIVGLVIIFGRIIYLQVIRGDYYRSLAEGNRIRLEPIPSQRGIIFDRNRNELVQNVPEFSLAMVPQDLPKDSAQRETVIDDTVKLSGVSKTQITDLLKKYGSYSYASLVIKENLDYETALKLYIASAQLPGIVVEKGSKRKYAINNDLSTPTSSLSLSHLLGYLGKINDDELTAFKDKDYLLFDNIGKTGLEKTYESALRGAYGVEQVEVDALGHEQNVLAENSPEPGKNLILAIDAEAQVKMENLIKATLKKIGKGGAIGIAMDPRDGSILAMVSWPSFDNNEFSGGISVDNYNRYLNNPNDPLFNRAIAGTYPSGSTVKLIIAAAALQEKIITPNTAFLSTGGIQVGQWFFRDWLAGGHGVTNVTKALAWSINTFFYYIGGGYKNFVGLGVDRLVQYMKSFNLAKQTGIDLPGEASGFLPSKEWKLNTKGESWYIGDTYNLSIGQGDLLVTPLQMAVWTSAVANGGTVVQPHLVNKIEDPVTGQTTVLTFARTSTMISDSNLAVVRQGMRDCVTYGSCKMLQSLPFLAAGKTGTAQWNSTKDNHAWFTSFAPLDHPQIVVTVMIEEGKEGSTISEPIARDFLAWWGAKYLK; this comes from the coding sequence ATGGATAAAGGCCTTTTTGAAATCAAAAGCAAAATAGACAAGGGTGATCTGCCCGGTAAATATTCAAATTCCTGGATTGAGGACTCTTTTGATTTTGAAAAACCGATTGGTAAACAAATCAGTTTGTCGCAAACTAAAAATTATTTAGGAACAAGCATCACCAATAAGAAAATTTTATGGTTAAGTATTATTATGATAGTCGGTTTGGTTATCATCTTCGGCCGCATTATCTACTTACAGGTTATCAGAGGTGATTACTACCGTTCTTTAGCCGAAGGCAACCGCATCCGCTTGGAGCCCATACCTTCGCAGAGAGGCATTATTTTTGACAGAAACCGCAACGAACTGGTACAAAACGTCCCGGAATTTTCCTTGGCGATGGTGCCACAGGATCTGCCCAAAGATTCAGCCCAGCGTGAAACTGTTATTGATGACACGGTAAAATTAAGCGGAGTTTCCAAAACACAAATCACCGATCTCCTAAAAAAATACGGTTCCTACAGTTACGCTTCGCTCGTGATTAAAGAAAATCTTGATTACGAAACTGCACTCAAACTTTACATAGCCAGCGCGCAGCTGCCCGGCATAGTGGTGGAAAAGGGAAGTAAACGAAAATACGCGATCAACAATGATTTATCAACCCCGACCAGTTCTTTGAGCTTGAGTCATTTATTAGGTTATCTGGGAAAAATCAACGATGATGAATTAACCGCGTTTAAAGATAAAGATTACCTGCTTTTTGATAATATCGGCAAAACCGGATTGGAAAAAACCTACGAATCTGCCTTGCGCGGCGCTTACGGAGTTGAACAGGTTGAAGTTGACGCTCTCGGGCACGAGCAAAATGTTTTAGCTGAAAATTCTCCCGAGCCCGGTAAAAATTTAATCCTGGCTATTGACGCCGAGGCCCAGGTGAAAATGGAAAATTTAATTAAAGCGACGCTTAAAAAAATCGGCAAAGGGGGAGCAATAGGAATAGCCATGGATCCACGCGACGGTTCAATTTTGGCCATGGTCTCTTGGCCGTCGTTTGATAATAATGAATTTTCCGGCGGCATTTCTGTGGATAATTATAATAGATATCTGAATAATCCAAATGATCCTTTGTTTAATCGGGCCATAGCCGGAACTTATCCGTCCGGATCAACCGTTAAATTAATTATTGCCGCCGCGGCTCTGCAAGAAAAAATCATTACTCCCAATACCGCTTTTTTAAGCACCGGCGGTATCCAGGTTGGCCAGTGGTTTTTTAGGGATTGGCTGGCCGGCGGACACGGCGTAACCAACGTTACCAAGGCCCTGGCTTGGTCAATTAATACTTTCTTTTATTATATCGGCGGGGGTTATAAAAATTTCGTCGGCTTAGGCGTGGACCGGTTGGTCCAATATATGAAATCTTTTAACCTGGCCAAACAGACCGGCATTGATTTGCCCGGAGAAGCCAGTGGATTTTTACCAAGCAAAGAATGGAAGCTAAATACCAAGGGCGAATCATGGTATATCGGTGACACCTATAATCTTTCCATCGGACAAGGCGACCTATTGGTCACACCTCTGCAAATGGCGGTTTGGACATCGGCCGTGGCTAATGGCGGCACAGTTGTCCAGCCGCATTTGGTAAATAAAATTGAAGATCCGGTTACTGGTCAAACCACGGTGTTAACTTTTGCCAGAACATCCACTATGATATCTGACAGTAATTTAGCGGTCGTGCGCCAGGGTATGCGGGACTGCGTCACTTATGGCAGTTGTAAAATGCTGCAATCCTTGCCCTTTTTGGCCGCCGGCAAAACCGGAACGGCACAATGGAACAGCACTAAAGATAATCATGCCTGGTTTACTTCTTTCGCTCCCCTTGATCATCCGCAGATTGTAGTGACGGTAATGATTGAAGAGGGGAAAGAAGGCAGTACTATTTCCGAACCAATCGCCAGGGATTTTTTGGCTTGGTGGGGCGCTAAATATCTTAAATAA
- the greA gene encoding transcription elongation factor GreA, with protein MSDKIQYLTADGLAALKKELQEIKDTRIPEIAARIDEAKQQGDLSENAEYHQAKDDMAWAQGRLRQLQYILDNAQVVESSGKNKETVIVGSTVVVKINENTKTYTIVGPQEANPLEGRISNESPLGGSFIGRKIGDKVEVQTPAGTQIYLILEIK; from the coding sequence ATGTCTGACAAAATTCAATATCTTACAGCCGACGGCTTAGCTGCTTTAAAAAAAGAGCTGCAGGAAATAAAAGACACGCGCATTCCGGAAATCGCCGCCAGAATAGATGAGGCCAAACAACAGGGCGATCTTTCTGAAAACGCCGAATATCACCAGGCCAAGGATGATATGGCTTGGGCGCAGGGGCGCCTGCGACAATTGCAATATATTTTGGATAATGCGCAGGTGGTTGAGTCATCCGGAAAAAACAAAGAAACGGTCATTGTGGGCAGTACGGTGGTTGTAAAAATAAACGAAAACACAAAAACCTACACCATAGTCGGCCCGCAGGAAGCCAACCCGCTGGAGGGCAGAATTTCCAATGAATCCCCGCTGGGCGGATCGTTTATTGGCCGTAAAATAGGGGATAAAGTTGAAGTGCAAACACCGGCCGGAACACAAATTTATCTGATTTTAGAAATAAAATAA
- the lysS gene encoding lysine--tRNA ligase: MTNQLSEEQVRLERLASLENQGINPYPDHCDRKNTTAEAKNSPTGAKVVVAGRLIAKREMGKICFSHIQDESGKLQIAFSEKELGKDGYKFFLKNYDLGDFVEVTGEMFTTHKGEITVLAKKYILLAKALLPLPEKFHGLADVELRYRQKYLDLLANEEAMKIAKMRSAIVRNLRAYFDDKGFIEVETPILQSLYGGAAAKPFITHHNALNADFYLRIAPELYLKRLIVGGLEKVYEIAKCFRNEGIDNNHNPEFTQIEFYLAYANYNDLMDLIEELLPKIIKSVDLSLKMEINGQKVDFTPPYPRATMRELIKKYAKIDIEKYPDQKSLFAQAKKLKIEGINAKTGYGKLVDEIYKTFVRPKIVDPIFMIDHPVELSPLAKTKPDNPKYVERMQLLCAGGNELCNGFSELNDPIEQEKRFKEQERLRKAGDEEGMPYDEDFIIALKHGMPPTAGLGMGIDRLVKLLTNSQNLKEVILFPTLKPEK; this comes from the coding sequence ATGACCAACCAATTGAGCGAAGAGCAGGTTAGGTTAGAACGCTTAGCCAGTTTAGAGAATCAAGGCATAAATCCATATCCTGACCACTGTGACCGTAAAAACACAACTGCTGAAGCAAAAAATAGTCCGACCGGCGCCAAGGTTGTGGTCGCCGGCAGATTAATAGCAAAAAGAGAAATGGGCAAAATTTGTTTCAGTCATATTCAGGATGAGTCCGGCAAATTGCAAATCGCTTTTTCCGAAAAAGAACTGGGCAAAGATGGCTATAAATTTTTTCTAAAAAACTACGACCTGGGCGATTTTGTTGAAGTTACAGGAGAAATGTTTACTACCCACAAAGGAGAAATAACGGTCCTGGCCAAAAAATATATTTTACTGGCCAAAGCGCTCTTGCCCTTGCCGGAAAAATTTCACGGCTTGGCCGATGTTGAACTGCGCTATAGGCAAAAATACCTTGATCTGTTGGCCAACGAGGAAGCAATGAAAATTGCTAAAATGCGCAGTGCAATTGTGCGTAACCTGCGCGCTTATTTTGACGACAAGGGCTTTATTGAAGTTGAGACCCCAATCTTACAATCATTATACGGCGGGGCCGCGGCTAAACCCTTCATTACCCACCACAATGCCCTAAATGCGGATTTTTATTTACGCATCGCTCCTGAATTATATTTAAAACGATTAATTGTCGGCGGACTGGAAAAGGTCTATGAAATTGCCAAGTGTTTTAGAAACGAGGGGATTGATAATAATCATAATCCGGAATTTACGCAGATTGAATTTTACTTGGCCTATGCAAACTACAACGATTTGATGGATTTAATTGAAGAGCTTTTGCCTAAAATTATAAAATCGGTTGATTTGTCTTTAAAAATGGAAATCAACGGACAAAAAGTTGATTTTACGCCGCCGTATCCAAGAGCAACCATGCGGGAACTAATAAAAAAATACGCCAAGATTGATATTGAAAAATATCCCGACCAAAAATCATTATTTGCCCAGGCCAAAAAACTCAAAATAGAGGGTATCAACGCCAAAACCGGTTACGGAAAATTGGTGGATGAGATATACAAAACATTTGTGCGGCCGAAAATTGTTGACCCGATTTTTATGATTGATCATCCGGTAGAGCTGTCGCCGTTGGCCAAAACCAAACCTGATAATCCCAAATATGTTGAGCGGATGCAACTTCTGTGCGCGGGCGGAAATGAACTGTGTAATGGTTTCTCTGAATTAAACGATCCGATTGAACAGGAAAAAAGATTTAAAGAGCAAGAGAGGTTGCGTAAAGCCGGGGATGAAGAGGGGATGCCTTATGATGAGGATTTTATTATTGCTTTAAAACACGGCATGCCGCCGACCGCCGGCTTGGGTATGGGCATTGACCGGTTGGTAAAACTGCTCACCAACTCTCAAAATTTAAAAGAAGTGATTTTGTTTCCAACCTTAAAACCGGAAAAATAA
- a CDS encoding adenylyltransferase/cytidyltransferase family protein gives MKKVIVFGTFDIIHPGHIHMLKEAKEYGDYLVAVIARDPIVCEVKGKLPKYNENIRLENVQKLGIADKVRLGCLGENKYQAIAEENPDVVALGYDQKAFVDNLADAVDEHVQIVKLQPYMEDIYKSSKLKELTT, from the coding sequence ATGAAAAAAGTGATTGTTTTCGGCACGTTTGACATCATTCATCCCGGCCATATTCACATGCTAAAAGAAGCCAAAGAATACGGTGATTATTTAGTGGCGGTAATTGCCCGGGATCCGATTGTCTGCGAAGTAAAAGGCAAACTGCCGAAATATAATGAAAATATTCGCTTGGAAAACGTCCAAAAACTGGGTATTGCCGATAAGGTGCGTTTGGGTTGTCTGGGTGAAAATAAATACCAGGCCATTGCCGAAGAGAACCCTGATGTGGTGGCTCTGGGCTATGACCAAAAGGCCTTTGTGGACAATCTGGCTGATGCCGTAGATGAGCATGTGCAGATTGTTAAATTACAGCCGTACATGGAAGACATTTATAAAAGTTCAAAATTAAAAGAATTAACTACTTAA
- the serS gene encoding serine--tRNA ligase, which produces MLDIRFIKEHKEEVKKNCANRNVKIDIDKLLQLDETRRKILKQVEDLRALRNAKSKGKPTAEEIKKMREVGEEIKNLETELEKAVTAYQNLLLAVPNLTHPDSPIGGEGDFKVVYKNKEPKPFKFPPKTHEELLTNLDLIDFERGAKVTAAKFYFLKNNMVRLNQALINYGIDIVTKHGYMLVETPDMAKNDILEGIGFNPRGKETQVYSVENTDLSLIGTAEITMGGFHANEVLDLSKGPLKYVALSHCFRTEAGAYGKVSRGLYRVHQFTKLEMFIYCKPEDSEKLHKELLAIEKEIVNGLEIPYQVIDIASGDLGGPAFRKYDLEAWMTMKGEGDKQGDYGEITSTSNCTDYQARRLNIKYRKENGSAEYVHTLNGTAVVLSRFPLAIVENYQQKDGSVLIPKVLRKYCGLKKL; this is translated from the coding sequence ATGCTAGACATTAGATTTATAAAAGAACATAAAGAAGAAGTGAAAAAAAATTGCGCGAACAGAAATGTAAAAATTGACATTGACAAACTTTTACAATTGGACGAAACCAGGCGAAAAATTTTAAAGCAGGTGGAAGATCTCCGCGCTCTGCGTAATGCCAAATCAAAAGGCAAACCGACTGCTGAAGAAATAAAAAAAATGCGGGAAGTAGGGGAGGAGATAAAAAATTTAGAAACAGAATTGGAAAAAGCCGTAACCGCTTACCAAAATTTGCTTTTGGCCGTGCCTAATTTAACCCATCCGGACAGTCCCATCGGCGGAGAAGGGGACTTTAAGGTTGTTTATAAAAACAAAGAGCCAAAACCATTTAAATTTCCACCAAAAACTCATGAAGAATTACTGACAAATTTAGATTTAATTGATTTTGAACGCGGAGCCAAGGTGACGGCGGCAAAGTTTTATTTTCTTAAAAACAACATGGTGCGTTTAAACCAGGCCTTGATAAATTACGGTATTGATATTGTTACCAAGCACGGCTACATGCTTGTAGAAACACCAGACATGGCGAAAAACGACATTTTGGAAGGAATCGGTTTTAACCCCAGAGGCAAAGAAACACAGGTGTATTCAGTTGAAAATACGGACTTAAGTTTGATCGGTACGGCCGAAATCACTATGGGCGGATTCCATGCGAATGAAGTTTTGGATTTGTCTAAAGGCCCGTTAAAATATGTGGCGCTTTCACATTGCTTTCGCACCGAAGCCGGCGCTTACGGCAAGGTCAGCAGGGGTTTATACCGGGTGCACCAATTTACAAAACTGGAAATGTTCATCTATTGTAAACCGGAAGACAGTGAAAAACTTCATAAAGAATTACTGGCAATTGAAAAAGAAATTGTTAATGGTTTAGAGATTCCTTATCAGGTAATAGATATCGCCAGTGGAGATCTTGGCGGACCGGCCTTCCGTAAATATGATCTTGAGGCCTGGATGACCATGAAGGGTGAAGGGGATAAACAGGGTGATTATGGCGAAATTACCTCGACCAGCAATTGCACCGACTATCAGGCGCGGCGATTAAATATCAAATACCGCAAAGAGAATGGATCTGCTGAGTATGTTCACACTTTAAACGGCACCGCGGTTGTTTTAAGCCGATTTCCATTGGCTATCGTGGAAAATTACCAACAGAAAGACGGCAGTGTTCTGATACCAAAAGTTTTAAGGAAATATTGCGGTTTAAAGAAACTCTAA